The following are encoded together in the Gammaproteobacteria bacterium genome:
- a CDS encoding paraslipin, with translation MDSLFPVFIFFALVAVTIAKGARMVPQGSKWVVQRLGKYHCTLNPGLNVIIPYVDSVAYKVTTKDIVLDIPSQEVITRDNAVIIVNAVAYINIVQPEKSVYGIEDFRMAIQNLVQTSLRSITGEMDLDDALCSRDQIKARLKQAISDDISDWGITLKTVEIQDIRPSPGMQAAMEEQAAAERQRRATVTRAEGSKTAAILEADGRLEASRRDAEAQVVLAQASQRSIEMVTAAIVDKEMPVMYLLGERYIDAVKQMALSENSKLVLIPADLPASIRGMLGK, from the coding sequence ATGGATAGTCTGTTTCCGGTCTTCATCTTCTTCGCGCTGGTCGCGGTAACCATCGCCAAGGGCGCACGCATGGTCCCGCAGGGCAGCAAGTGGGTGGTCCAGCGCCTCGGCAAGTACCATTGCACGCTCAATCCGGGGCTCAACGTCATCATTCCGTACGTCGACAGCGTCGCTTACAAGGTGACCACCAAGGACATCGTCCTCGACATTCCCTCGCAGGAAGTGATCACCCGTGACAACGCGGTGATCATCGTGAACGCGGTCGCCTACATCAATATCGTACAGCCGGAAAAATCCGTGTATGGCATCGAGGATTTCCGCATGGCCATCCAGAACCTGGTGCAGACCTCGCTGCGCTCGATCACCGGCGAGATGGATCTCGACGATGCCTTGTGTTCACGCGACCAGATCAAGGCGCGCCTGAAGCAGGCAATCTCGGACGATATTTCCGATTGGGGCATCACCCTGAAGACCGTCGAGATCCAGGACATCCGCCCCTCCCCCGGCATGCAGGCAGCGATGGAGGAACAGGCGGCCGCGGAACGCCAGCGTCGCGCGACCGTGACGCGCGCCGAAGGCAGCAAAACGGCCGCCATACTCGAGGCCGACGGACGCCTGGAGGCCTCGCGTCGTGACGCCGAAGCACAGGTGGTGCTGGCGCAAGCCAGCCAGCGCTCGATCGAGATGGTCACGGCGGCGATCGTCGACAAGGAAATGCCGGTAATGTACCTGCTGGGCGAGCGCTACATAGACGCCGTCAAGCAAATGGCCTTGTCCGAGAACAGCAAGCTGGTGCTGATTCCGGCCGACCTGCCCGCTTCGATCCGCGGCATGCTGGGCAAGTAG
- a CDS encoding NfeD family protein, protein MTPEYWHWLALGMLLMGLEIFLPTFVTLWFGVGALIVGVLMMVFPGMTLAWQMLVWSIGSAAFTWAWFGYFKRRSPDRTLAGLSREAILGETGHVISAPFGDKRGVLRFATPKLGSEEWQFICQQPVVVGDRVAVDDVSGNTLIVSKR, encoded by the coding sequence ATGACACCGGAATACTGGCACTGGCTGGCACTCGGCATGCTGCTGATGGGCCTGGAGATCTTCCTGCCGACCTTCGTCACGCTGTGGTTTGGCGTGGGGGCGCTGATCGTGGGCGTGCTGATGATGGTGTTCCCCGGGATGACGCTTGCCTGGCAGATGCTTGTCTGGAGCATTGGCTCCGCGGCGTTCACCTGGGCATGGTTTGGTTATTTCAAACGCCGCTCGCCCGATCGCACCCTGGCCGGCCTTTCGCGCGAAGCGATCCTCGGCGAGACCGGACACGTGATCTCCGCGCCGTTCGGTGACAAGCGTGGCGTCCTGCGTTTCGCGACGCCAAAGCTCGGTTCCGAGGAATGGCAGTTCATCTGCCAGCAGCCGGTAGTCGTCGGTGACCGCGTGGCGGTTGACGACGTGTCGGGAAATACCCTGATCGTCAGCAAGCGCTGA
- the gspK gene encoding type II secretion system minor pseudopilin GspK → MYRCAEHRGRQSQRGVALITVLLVFVLVAMMATHMLRTSYLAMHRTGNLIDSTQARYYALGAEELGGQMLAADFAAQAGTQRSDYLGQEWARENQSFEIEDGVLELQVVDQAGLFNLNSLVDSAARSDPQAVARFARLLAGSGLDESLAERVADWIDADGRTSRGGVEETAYGVESIANRPFVETSELLGIPGFDAEVWHVLREQVSALPGDTLLNLNTAPEPVLRAYAGMVSPAEMERFLLVRLVQPMKSLQDPLLATLFANVLDRVDVKSNFYLVRAHARYRGRHARLDTLMQRDARSGKIHVIGRNDAARL, encoded by the coding sequence TTGTATCGTTGCGCTGAGCATCGCGGGCGGCAATCGCAGCGCGGCGTCGCGCTGATAACGGTATTGCTGGTTTTCGTGCTGGTCGCGATGATGGCAACACATATGCTGCGCACCAGCTACCTGGCAATGCATCGCACCGGCAACCTCATCGACAGCACCCAGGCCCGCTACTATGCCCTGGGTGCCGAGGAGTTGGGGGGCCAGATGCTGGCGGCGGATTTCGCGGCGCAGGCGGGGACACAGCGCTCCGATTACCTGGGGCAGGAATGGGCACGGGAAAACCAGTCCTTCGAGATCGAGGACGGTGTGCTCGAGTTGCAGGTTGTCGACCAGGCGGGACTGTTCAATCTCAATTCGCTGGTCGATTCCGCTGCCAGGAGCGACCCGCAGGCCGTGGCTAGATTTGCGCGTCTGCTCGCCGGATCGGGGCTCGATGAGTCGCTGGCCGAGCGCGTGGCGGACTGGATCGACGCCGATGGTCGGACCTCGCGGGGAGGGGTCGAGGAAACCGCCTACGGCGTGGAGTCCATTGCCAACCGGCCTTTCGTCGAGACGAGCGAACTGCTGGGCATTCCCGGCTTCGATGCCGAGGTCTGGCACGTGCTGCGCGAGCAGGTGAGCGCGCTGCCTGGCGACACTCTGCTCAACCTCAATACCGCGCCCGAACCGGTGCTGCGTGCCTATGCGGGCATGGTGTCGCCTGCCGAAATGGAACGTTTCCTGCTTGTCCGATTGGTGCAACCGATGAAATCGCTGCAGGATCCGCTTCTCGCCACGTTGTTCGCCAACGTTCTCGATCGCGTGGATGTGAAAAGCAATTTCTACCTGGTGCGCGCGCATGCCCGATATCGCGGGCGACACGCGCGCCTGGATACCCTGATGCAACGCGATGCGCGCAGCGGAAAAATCCACGTTATTGGGCGCAATGATGCAGCGAGACTGTAG
- a CDS encoding MOSC N-terminal beta barrel domain-containing protein: MSEEGSGSACAAAEPAAIEQMFVYPVKSLRGSAVTRREVRATGLAGDREWMIVRADGRFVTQRELPRLATLGAAVEDDMLRIDADAQAPLHVALACPGDSSFDSAVWDDRCEVVDAGPEATRWLDAALDPPWPCRLVRMRRGFTRRLAKETLLGEGSSTFFADAAPLLVVNLASLAALNDKLRENGRAPVGIERFRPNIVVRGPAAFAEHSLTALHTREGSFDLCYPCERCVVITIDQLVGVRDRQSNEPFRTLAGLNTAPGRPGKPVFGVNAVWRGAPRILYSGESLVAQAVSSG, translated from the coding sequence ATGAGCGAGGAGGGTTCAGGGAGCGCCTGCGCGGCGGCGGAACCGGCGGCCATCGAGCAGATGTTCGTATATCCGGTGAAGTCACTGCGTGGCAGTGCCGTAACACGGCGCGAGGTGCGGGCGACGGGGCTGGCAGGTGATCGTGAATGGATGATCGTGCGAGCCGATGGTCGCTTCGTGACCCAGCGTGAACTTCCTCGCCTGGCCACTCTTGGCGCAGCCGTCGAGGATGACATGTTGCGTATCGACGCCGACGCCCAGGCTCCGTTGCATGTGGCGCTGGCCTGCCCGGGAGACTCTTCCTTCGACTCGGCGGTGTGGGACGATCGTTGCGAGGTCGTCGATGCCGGACCCGAGGCCACACGCTGGCTCGATGCAGCGCTCGATCCGCCCTGGCCGTGCCGCCTGGTGCGCATGCGCCGGGGCTTCACGCGCCGACTCGCGAAGGAAACCTTGCTGGGGGAGGGTAGCAGTACCTTTTTTGCCGATGCAGCCCCGCTGCTTGTCGTCAACCTTGCCTCGCTGGCCGCGCTGAATGACAAGCTGCGGGAAAACGGGCGTGCGCCAGTGGGTATCGAGCGCTTCCGGCCCAATATCGTGGTGCGGGGACCGGCCGCATTCGCCGAGCACTCGCTCACCGCGTTGCATACGCGTGAAGGCTCTTTTGACTTATGCTACCCGTGCGAACGTTGTGTGGTGATCACGATCGACCAACTCGTCGGGGTGCGGGACCGTCAGAGCAATGAACCGTTCCGCACGCTCGCCGGGTTGAACACCGCACCGGGCAGACCCGGGAAACCGGTGTTTGGCGTGAACGCAGTATGGCGCGGGGCGCCACGCATACTGTACAGCGGCGAGAGCCTGGTGGCGCAAGCCGTATCATCCGGGTGA
- a CDS encoding general secretion pathway protein GspB codes for MSYILDALRKSDQERQREVAPALRSVHAQFNSAGQHRARHLRWVAVAALVLAGIGVGAWLGGGQLRGWFAAPIETPPAASAGNVPPEVAQVPVAVAQPVQPAVVEPAPPLPAALLEIWQLSEAEQRFLHELKVSLHVYSSEPLQRTVIINGFRVREGQPLGQDLSLVEITADGIIVDFQNQRVHLATVESL; via the coding sequence ATGTCGTATATCCTGGATGCGCTGCGCAAATCCGACCAGGAGCGCCAGCGGGAGGTCGCCCCCGCATTGCGTTCGGTCCATGCGCAATTCAACAGCGCGGGACAGCACCGCGCCCGGCACCTGCGCTGGGTCGCGGTCGCGGCGCTGGTGCTCGCGGGCATCGGCGTTGGCGCCTGGCTCGGCGGCGGGCAACTCCGGGGCTGGTTTGCGGCCCCGATCGAAACGCCACCGGCGGCCAGCGCCGGGAATGTGCCGCCCGAGGTGGCACAGGTACCGGTTGCGGTGGCGCAACCGGTACAGCCAGCGGTCGTCGAGCCCGCTCCGCCACTGCCGGCAGCACTGCTCGAAATCTGGCAGCTCAGCGAAGCCGAACAACGCTTCCTGCACGAGTTGAAAGTGTCGCTGCACGTGTATTCGAGCGAGCCGCTGCAGCGCACCGTGATCATCAACGGTTTTCGGGTGCGCGAGGGTCAGCCCCTGGGACAGGATCTGTCGCTGGTCGAGATCACGGCCGACGGAATCATCGTCGATTTCCAGAACCAGCGGGTACATCTGGCAACGGTGGAAAGTCTTTAG
- a CDS encoding CoA transferase has translation MGPLSGMKIVEIAGIGPGPFAAMMLADMGAQVIRVSRPGTTMLSLAENEKLDFFNRGKRSIALNLKDPRAIELVLKMIEGADGLVEGYRPGVMEKLGLGPEICLARNPRLVFGRMTGWGQDGPLAQVAGHDINYIALTGALHAIGEKGGKPVVPLNLVGDFGGGGMLLAFGMVCAMLEAARSGRGQVVDAAMVDGASILMSMVYAGFQSGFWSNQRGNNMLDGGAHFYGVYETADNKYVSIGSIEPQFYALLLEKLEIDAGELPHQMDARHWDALRERFTALFRTRTRAQWCALMEGSDICFAPVLGMDELTSHPHMKARGTFVETEGVWQPAPAPRFSRSVATLPAEPRKSGADTDAILAELGCDEAQRKELRDSAVVG, from the coding sequence ATGGGTCCATTGAGCGGAATGAAGATTGTCGAGATTGCCGGGATCGGCCCGGGACCGTTTGCGGCGATGATGCTGGCCGATATGGGCGCGCAGGTCATCCGCGTTTCCCGTCCCGGCACCACGATGCTGAGCCTGGCGGAAAACGAGAAGCTCGATTTCTTCAACCGCGGCAAGCGCAGCATCGCGTTGAATCTGAAGGATCCGCGCGCGATCGAGTTGGTCCTTAAAATGATTGAAGGCGCCGACGGCCTGGTGGAAGGGTATCGCCCCGGAGTCATGGAGAAACTCGGGCTTGGACCCGAGATCTGCCTCGCGCGCAATCCACGCCTGGTTTTTGGTCGGATGACCGGCTGGGGGCAGGATGGGCCGCTGGCACAGGTAGCCGGACACGACATCAACTACATCGCGCTGACTGGCGCGCTTCATGCGATCGGAGAAAAAGGCGGCAAACCGGTGGTGCCGCTGAACCTGGTCGGTGATTTTGGCGGTGGTGGCATGTTGCTCGCATTCGGAATGGTCTGCGCGATGCTGGAGGCCGCCCGATCCGGGCGAGGGCAGGTCGTCGATGCCGCGATGGTCGATGGCGCCTCGATCCTGATGAGCATGGTGTACGCGGGCTTCCAGTCGGGTTTCTGGAGCAATCAGCGAGGCAATAACATGCTCGATGGCGGCGCCCATTTCTACGGGGTCTACGAGACCGCCGACAACAAGTATGTCTCCATCGGTTCGATCGAGCCGCAGTTCTACGCGCTGTTGCTGGAGAAGCTGGAAATCGATGCCGGCGAGTTGCCGCACCAGATGGACGCGCGCCATTGGGATGCACTCAGGGAGCGGTTTACGGCGCTGTTCCGTACCCGTACCCGCGCGCAATGGTGTGCGCTGATGGAGGGTAGCGATATCTGTTTCGCACCGGTGCTCGGTATGGACGAACTCACTTCGCATCCCCATATGAAGGCTCGTGGCACCTTCGTCGAGACCGAGGGTGTGTGGCAACCGGCTCCCGCCCCGCGCTTCAGCCGCAGCGTCGCGACGCTGCCGGCGGAGCCGCGGAAAAGCGGAGCCGACACCGATGCAATCCTGGCCGAACTGGGTTGCGATGAGGCACAGCGCAAGGAGTTGCGTGATAGCGCCGTGGTTGGCTGA
- the mobA gene encoding molybdenum cofactor guanylyltransferase MobA, with product MRGLARRCCLWRDPGGDQFLDSDATIIGLILAGGRGRRMGEGNLKYLRTLGSRTLLERALARARPQVDTLLINSASAPATLRSHGMQVVPDSVPGFVGPLAGVLAGMEHAASRFPQAQWLVTMAVDTPWFPLDLVQRLVAQRRADDAEIAIAASGGRTHPVFALWPLGIAAHLRAALEVEGQRKVDAFQARYRRVLVEWRCEPHDPFFNINTPDDLARAERALAAAQEGA from the coding sequence ATGCGCGGGCTTGCCCGGCGATGCTGCCTGTGGCGCGATCCAGGTGGAGACCAGTTCTTGGACAGTGATGCGACGATCATCGGATTGATTCTTGCCGGCGGGCGCGGTCGGCGCATGGGCGAGGGAAACCTGAAGTATCTGCGCACCCTGGGTTCGCGGACCTTGCTCGAGCGTGCGCTGGCGCGGGCCCGGCCCCAGGTGGACACGCTGTTGATCAACAGCGCCTCGGCGCCGGCAACGTTGCGTTCTCACGGCATGCAGGTGGTTCCCGACAGCGTGCCCGGTTTTGTCGGGCCACTGGCCGGGGTGCTGGCAGGAATGGAACATGCAGCGTCGAGATTCCCGCAGGCGCAATGGCTGGTGACGATGGCGGTGGACACACCGTGGTTCCCCCTCGACCTGGTGCAACGCCTGGTGGCCCAACGCCGCGCCGATGATGCAGAGATAGCCATTGCCGCGTCTGGCGGACGCACACATCCGGTATTCGCCCTGTGGCCGCTTGGCATCGCCGCGCACTTGCGTGCTGCGCTCGAAGTCGAGGGGCAGCGCAAGGTGGATGCCTTCCAGGCACGCTACCGGCGGGTACTGGTCGAATGGCGCTGCGAGCCGCATGATCCGTTTTTCAACATCAACACGCCGGATGATCTGGCGCGGGCCGAAAGGGCGTTGGCCGCGGCGCAGGAGGGAGCATGA
- a CDS encoding alkaline phosphatase D family protein, with the protein MAGLNRRGFVAVAGAGALLGAAGCSSNASHSGATLFLHGVASGDPLQHAVVIWTRLSGSEEAATVEWLVARDRKLRHIVRRGTVVASPEHDFCCKIDVDQLESGHDYFYAFRANGAQSTVGHTRTLAEAYLAQARLAVVSCAHYQQGRYAAYARIAAQRDLDAVIHLGDYIYEYGDISGGTIAIDPAHEIVSLEDYRRRYAFYRSDPSLQSCHASHPFIAVWDDHETANNSWSGGARNHDPASEGRWEARRAVAVRAWHEWMPVRDAGTSEFIHRAFRFGDLADLVMLDTRIEARDEPARSARRIADTPERQMLGATQEQWLFEQLDASMARGSRWRLIGQQVIFSPLGNFNPDQWDGYPQARERVLAHIVQAGIRDVVILTGDIHSSWALDVVPDPYDPEAYDGSTGEGALAVEFVTSGVSSEPLGAYLRQRDPQRLKKVIDGISNQPHLRYSDLESRGFMTLDVRRDVVEARWHVVEHPDDSGSRALLARTESVRRGDNHLLR; encoded by the coding sequence ATGGCGGGGTTGAATCGGCGTGGATTCGTGGCAGTGGCCGGTGCCGGTGCGCTGTTGGGAGCCGCTGGATGCAGCAGCAACGCGAGCCACTCCGGGGCAACGCTGTTTCTGCACGGCGTTGCCAGCGGCGATCCGTTGCAGCATGCGGTGGTGATATGGACGCGGCTGAGCGGGAGCGAGGAGGCTGCGACGGTCGAATGGCTGGTTGCGCGCGACCGCAAGCTGCGTCATATCGTGCGTCGTGGCACGGTCGTGGCCTCGCCGGAACACGATTTCTGCTGCAAGATCGATGTCGATCAGCTCGAGTCCGGACACGATTATTTTTATGCATTCCGGGCGAACGGTGCGCAATCCACGGTGGGGCATACGCGTACGCTGGCCGAAGCATACCTTGCGCAGGCGCGCCTGGCGGTGGTGTCGTGTGCGCACTATCAGCAGGGACGCTACGCCGCATACGCCCGTATTGCCGCGCAGCGCGATCTCGATGCGGTGATCCATCTCGGTGACTATATCTACGAGTACGGCGACATCAGTGGCGGGACGATTGCGATCGATCCAGCACACGAAATCGTCAGCCTCGAGGATTACCGGCGTCGTTACGCGTTTTACCGCAGTGATCCTTCGTTGCAATCCTGCCACGCCAGTCATCCGTTCATAGCGGTATGGGATGACCACGAAACCGCCAACAATTCCTGGTCTGGCGGAGCACGCAACCATGACCCCGCAAGCGAGGGCAGATGGGAGGCAAGGCGAGCAGTGGCGGTCCGCGCCTGGCATGAGTGGATGCCGGTGCGCGATGCGGGCACCAGTGAGTTCATTCACCGCGCATTCCGTTTTGGGGACCTCGCCGATCTGGTGATGCTCGACACACGCATCGAGGCGCGCGACGAACCGGCGCGATCGGCGCGTCGGATTGCGGATACACCCGAGCGCCAGATGCTCGGTGCGACCCAGGAGCAGTGGCTTTTCGAACAACTGGATGCATCGATGGCACGTGGGTCGCGCTGGCGCCTGATCGGACAGCAGGTGATCTTCTCGCCGCTGGGGAATTTCAATCCCGATCAATGGGACGGTTACCCGCAGGCGCGAGAACGGGTTCTTGCGCACATCGTACAGGCCGGAATCAGGGATGTAGTGATTCTCACCGGTGATATCCACAGTTCCTGGGCGCTCGATGTGGTGCCCGATCCCTATGATCCCGAGGCCTACGACGGAAGCACGGGCGAAGGTGCGCTGGCAGTGGAATTCGTGACCTCCGGAGTCAGCTCGGAACCGCTTGGTGCATACCTGCGCCAGCGGGATCCGCAACGCCTGAAAAAAGTCATCGACGGCATCTCCAATCAGCCACATCTGCGCTATTCGGACTTGGAGAGCCGCGGCTTCATGACCCTGGACGTGCGCCGCGATGTGGTGGAAGCGCGCTGGCATGTCGTGGAGCACCCGGACGACAGCGGATCCCGTGCCCTGCTGGCACGAACCGAGAGTGTGCGCCGCGGGGACAATCACCTGCTGCGCTGA
- a CDS encoding AAA family ATPase, translating to MYQQYFGLRALPFSIAPDPHYLYLSSQHREALAHLLYGVGSGGGFVLLTGEVGTGKTTVCRCLLQQLPEKTEVAYIVNPCQSPVELLSTICDELGVPGEPGNTSIKYQTDRLMRHLLEAHGRGFRTVALIDEAQNLDADVLEQIRLLTNLETDDCKLLQLVLIGQPELNDKLAQPGLRQFAQRVTARYHLRELDLRDTRAYINHRLAVVGLYEPLFPEWSVRKLYRVSGGVPRLINILCDRVMLGVYAENAKAVEKRHLAGAIREVLPPGQTESTGGSHRWLWAGLTVALLLALVVYLRGTPVWHELIRPAITSASEG from the coding sequence ATGTATCAGCAATATTTCGGTTTGCGGGCGCTGCCGTTCTCCATCGCGCCTGACCCCCATTATCTGTATCTCAGCAGCCAGCACCGTGAAGCACTGGCTCACCTGCTGTACGGAGTGGGTAGCGGGGGCGGCTTTGTGCTGTTGACCGGAGAGGTCGGCACCGGCAAGACCACGGTATGTCGCTGCCTGCTGCAGCAGTTGCCCGAGAAGACCGAGGTCGCCTATATCGTCAATCCCTGTCAATCGCCGGTCGAGCTGCTGTCCACGATCTGCGACGAACTGGGCGTGCCCGGCGAACCCGGCAATACCAGCATCAAGTACCAGACCGATCGCCTGATGCGGCATCTGCTGGAAGCGCATGGCCGCGGTTTCCGCACCGTGGCGCTGATCGATGAAGCACAGAATCTCGATGCCGACGTGCTGGAACAGATTCGCCTGCTGACCAACCTGGAAACCGATGACTGCAAACTGTTGCAACTGGTCCTGATCGGCCAGCCCGAATTGAACGACAAGCTCGCCCAGCCCGGGCTGCGTCAATTCGCGCAGCGCGTCACCGCCCGCTACCACCTGCGCGAACTGGATCTGCGTGATACCCGCGCCTATATCAATCACCGCCTGGCGGTAGTGGGTCTCTACGAGCCGCTGTTTCCCGAGTGGTCGGTACGCAAATTGTACCGGGTGAGCGGGGGCGTTCCGCGGCTGATCAATATTCTCTGCGATCGGGTGATGCTCGGTGTTTACGCGGAAAACGCCAAGGCCGTGGAGAAACGACACCTGGCCGGGGCGATCCGCGAGGTTCTGCCGCCGGGGCAGACGGAATCCACGGGCGGTTCACACCGTTGGCTCTGGGCCGGTCTGACGGTCGCATTGCTGCTTGCCCTGGTGGTGTACCTGCGGGGCACGCCGGTGTGGCACGAACTCATTCGTCCCGCCATCACATCCGCAAGCGAGGGCTGA
- a CDS encoding type II secretion system protein GspD, with product MRRRVSRRKPSRSRRIVAALLVGLVALGSSADERITLNMRDAEIHAVLQWIAEATGKRVVVDPRVRGNVTILARDPMSAEEAFRVVITALNVYGYTAIEQDGVLQIVPAANLKTGATQALDALADPQADMAVNEVLRLNNLPAEQLANVLRPLVPAHSNLAAVPGGNSLLITDTANNVQRIIRLARELDRMATLELDVVPLKHATAAPLLELMKQLLGAEENSALQMTVDERVNAIVIAGAAPMRAQARELIGRLDQPAIVEGSLQVVYLHYIKAAEMATVLRGMLDKTRSEGAPGQQIAIEASESTNALVISAPADRMDLMLGVVKKLDIRRAQVLVEAIIAEVGERDARELGVEWKTSFDGEGVEAISRFSNGAVDIADNPLSTIGRGLTLGYFRNGSLRALVRALELNQDNNILSTPSVVTLDNQEAEILVGSNVPFITGQSTGAGSPTSDPFTTIERQDIGITLKVTPQINQGDAITLDILQTVETLSDSQVAEDVVTDKRSIHTTVLLKDNDILVLGGLIQDQRTESVQKVPLLGDIPLLGALFRSTSDVVEKKNLMVFVRTRILTDFADAEQETRERYNRIRDVQQQMSDPDHDRKLLKSSPDLPPLEEPAGT from the coding sequence ATGCGTCGTCGCGTAAGCCGCCGAAAGCCAAGTCGTTCCCGCCGCATCGTTGCCGCGCTGCTCGTGGGGCTGGTTGCGCTCGGATCGAGCGCGGATGAGCGCATCACCCTGAACATGCGCGATGCCGAGATCCACGCAGTGCTGCAATGGATCGCGGAGGCAACCGGCAAGCGCGTCGTGGTCGATCCCCGGGTGCGGGGCAATGTGACGATACTCGCGCGCGATCCCATGAGCGCCGAAGAAGCGTTTCGCGTGGTGATCACCGCGCTCAACGTGTACGGCTATACCGCCATCGAACAGGATGGCGTATTGCAGATCGTGCCTGCCGCCAACCTCAAGACCGGCGCAACCCAGGCACTCGACGCGCTGGCCGACCCGCAGGCGGATATGGCGGTCAACGAGGTCCTGCGTCTGAACAACCTCCCGGCGGAGCAGTTGGCCAATGTATTGCGCCCGCTGGTACCCGCCCATTCCAACCTGGCGGCCGTGCCCGGCGGCAACAGCCTGCTGATAACCGATACCGCCAACAACGTGCAGCGCATCATTCGCCTGGCACGCGAACTCGACCGCATGGCAACGCTGGAACTCGATGTGGTGCCGCTGAAACACGCCACGGCCGCGCCGCTTCTCGAACTGATGAAGCAATTGCTCGGGGCCGAAGAGAACAGTGCGCTGCAAATGACAGTGGACGAGCGCGTCAATGCGATCGTCATCGCCGGCGCCGCGCCGATGCGTGCGCAGGCGCGCGAACTGATCGGCCGGCTCGACCAGCCGGCCATTGTCGAAGGCAGCTTGCAGGTCGTGTACCTGCACTACATCAAGGCCGCCGAAATGGCCACGGTGCTGCGCGGAATGCTCGACAAGACCCGGAGTGAAGGGGCACCGGGCCAGCAAATCGCGATAGAGGCCAGCGAGTCGACCAACGCGCTGGTGATCAGCGCGCCAGCGGATCGCATGGACCTGATGCTCGGCGTGGTGAAGAAGCTCGACATCCGCCGGGCACAGGTGCTGGTAGAGGCAATCATCGCCGAGGTGGGAGAGCGCGACGCGCGCGAACTCGGGGTCGAGTGGAAGACCTCCTTCGATGGCGAAGGCGTGGAGGCCATCAGCCGCTTTAGCAACGGCGCGGTGGATATTGCGGACAATCCCCTGAGCACGATAGGACGTGGCCTGACGCTCGGCTATTTCCGCAACGGTTCGCTGCGCGCACTGGTCAGGGCGCTCGAACTGAACCAGGACAACAATATTCTCTCGACACCCTCTGTCGTCACGCTGGACAACCAGGAAGCAGAGATACTGGTCGGGTCGAATGTGCCTTTCATCACCGGACAGTCCACCGGTGCGGGCTCGCCCACCAGCGATCCGTTCACCACCATCGAGCGCCAGGATATCGGTATCACCCTGAAGGTCACGCCCCAGATCAACCAGGGCGATGCGATCACGCTTGATATCCTGCAGACCGTTGAAACACTGAGCGATTCGCAGGTTGCCGAGGATGTGGTGACCGACAAGCGCAGCATCCATACCACCGTTCTGCTCAAGGACAACGATATTCTGGTGCTCGGCGGACTGATTCAGGACCAGCGGACCGAGTCGGTGCAGAAAGTGCCGCTGCTCGGCGACATACCGCTGCTCGGCGCGCTGTTCCGTTCCACCAGCGACGTGGTGGAGAAAAAGAATCTGATGGTGTTCGTGCGCACCCGTATCCTGACCGATTTTGCCGACGCCGAACAGGAAACCCGCGAGCGCTACAACCGCATCCGCGATGTGCAGCAACAAATGAGCGATCCCGACCACGATCGCAAACTGCTGAAGAGTTCCCCGGACCTGCCCCCGCTGGAAGAACCGGCAGGCACCTAA
- a CDS encoding type II secretion system protein M yields MIDLRNSLETLRRRLEDSVSQFMASDQGQRLIAWYEQLSRRDRLALRGLCGFAALVVLYSLLLQPLIDYSSRAQRRLLEEQELIAWLRANEPVAKAAAAASMAGRDQSVASLVNSSAKANELTIRRYEPAGDGSIRVWLEGAQFNSVVKWLYQLQSVHGIHAAEFSVERESEPGRVSARLTLEG; encoded by the coding sequence ATGATCGATCTGCGAAACTCGCTCGAGACGCTGCGGCGCAGGCTCGAGGACTCCGTCAGCCAATTCATGGCCTCCGATCAAGGGCAGCGCCTGATTGCGTGGTACGAGCAACTGAGCAGGCGTGATCGCCTGGCGTTGCGGGGACTGTGCGGCTTTGCCGCGCTGGTAGTGCTGTATTCGCTGCTGCTGCAACCGCTGATCGATTACAGCAGCCGGGCACAACGACGGCTGCTGGAGGAGCAAGAACTGATCGCATGGCTGCGCGCCAATGAACCTGTGGCGAAGGCGGCTGCCGCGGCCAGCATGGCAGGCCGCGACCAGTCGGTTGCTTCGTTGGTCAACAGCAGCGCCAAGGCCAACGAGCTGACCATTCGTCGTTACGAACCGGCCGGCGACGGCAGTATTCGCGTCTGGCTCGAGGGAGCGCAATTCAACAGCGTCGTGAAGTGGCTTTACCAGTTGCAAAGCGTGCACGGGATACATGCCGCGGAATTCTCCGTCGAGCGTGAGTCCGAACCCGGTCGGGTAAGTGCGCGCCTGACGCTCGAAGGATAA